A genomic window from Polaribacter gangjinensis includes:
- a CDS encoding AIR synthase related protein, which produces MSQEVSKRYAQRGVSAAKEDVHNAIKNIDKGLFPKAFCKIVPDYLTNDHDYCLIMHADGAGTKSSLAYMYWKETGDISVWKGIAQDALIMNIDDLICVGATDNILLSSTIGRNKSKIPSEVLSAIINGTEELIAELKKFGVTIHSTGGETADVGDLVRTIIVDSTVTARMKRADVINNANIKSGDVIVGLASFGQATYETRYNGGMGSNGLTSARHDVFHKYLATKYPESFDAAVPEELVYSGNIKLTDSVVNSPIDAGKLVLSPTRTYAPIIKEILSKFTSDKIHGMIHCSGGAQTKILHFVDNLHIIKDNLFPIPPLFKLIQEQSKTDWKEMYQVFNCGHRMELYVSPEIADDIISISKSFNVDAQIVGRVESSSSKKLTIKSEFGLFEY; this is translated from the coding sequence ATGAGTCAAGAAGTTTCAAAAAGATACGCACAAAGAGGTGTTTCAGCTGCAAAAGAAGATGTTCACAATGCCATCAAAAACATTGATAAAGGTCTTTTTCCAAAAGCTTTTTGCAAAATTGTACCTGATTATTTAACGAATGATCATGATTATTGCTTGATTATGCATGCAGATGGTGCAGGTACAAAATCGTCTTTAGCATACATGTATTGGAAAGAAACTGGCGATATTTCTGTTTGGAAAGGCATTGCGCAAGATGCTTTGATCATGAATATTGACGATTTAATTTGCGTTGGTGCTACTGATAATATTTTGCTTTCATCTACCATTGGAAGAAATAAAAGTAAAATTCCGAGTGAAGTGTTGTCGGCAATTATCAACGGAACTGAAGAGCTGATTGCCGAATTAAAAAAATTCGGTGTTACTATTCACTCTACAGGAGGAGAAACTGCGGATGTTGGTGATTTAGTTAGAACCATTATTGTAGATTCAACAGTTACAGCAAGAATGAAACGTGCTGATGTCATCAATAATGCAAATATAAAATCGGGTGATGTGATTGTTGGTTTGGCTTCTTTTGGACAAGCAACGTATGAAACCAGATATAATGGAGGAATGGGTTCAAACGGATTGACCTCTGCAAGACACGATGTTTTTCATAAGTATTTGGCAACCAAATATCCAGAAAGTTTTGATGCAGCTGTTCCTGAAGAATTGGTGTATTCAGGGAATATTAAATTAACAGATTCCGTTGTAAATTCTCCTATTGATGCAGGGAAATTAGTGTTGTCTCCAACAAGAACGTATGCGCCAATCATCAAAGAAATTTTATCAAAATTTACTTCGGATAAAATTCACGGAATGATTCATTGTTCAGGTGGTGCTCAAACAAAAATTTTACACTTCGTAGATAATTTGCACATCATCAAAGACAACTTATTTCCAATTCCGCCATTATTCAAACTGATTCAAGAACAATCAAAAACAGATTGGAAAGAAATGTATCAAGTGTTTAATTGTGGACACAGAATGGAATTGTACGTTTCTCCAGAGATTGCTGATGATATTATTTCGATTTCAAAATCCTTTAATGTTGACGCTCAAATTGTGGGGCGTGTTGAGTCTTCATCTTCCAAGAAATTGACTATTAAAAGTGAGTTTGGTTTGTTTGAGTATTAG